In the Tindallia magadiensis genome, CGTGATGATAGGGCGTGGAGCTCAGGGAAATCCGTGGCTGTTTCGTGCCATTCGGAGCATGCTAGAAGAAGGAACATGGAGAGACTTACCGCAAGATTGTATTAAAAAAGCAGTGAAAACTACCTTTGAAGAACATCTGAATTTAGCTGTTCAGGAAAAAGGAGAGAGAATAGCCATAAAAGAAATGCGTAAACATGCCGCTTGGTATACAAAAGGATTTTTGGGATCAGCGAAGTTACGAAAAAAAATTAATATGACCGAATCAGCAGAAGAAATGATTCAACTAATGAAAGATTGTTCCTGACGCACAAAAAGATAGTCAAAGGATGAAGTCCTTAATATAAGCGGATAGAAGCTTGACATTGTTTTAAGATTGAATTATAATATTTTGGATAATGGAGAGGACACTGATAACTATCAGTGTTTCTTCTATATACAATACTTCTTATGCTTAATAAGATACAATGCAAGTAGAGCTGGTACTTGAGAAGAACACCCAAAGAATTAACGTAATTATAAAGCCAATTAACGGCTTGAAATAGAGGAGCGAAGAATAATGACAAACAAAGAAATGGTGTTGACTTCAAAAGGCAAAGAAAAAATTGAAAATGAACTGGAGCAGCTAAAGACGGTACGCCGGAAAGAAATAGCTGCACGGATCAAACAAGCTATTGAATTTGGAGATATTAGCGAAAACTCTGAATATGATGAAGCGAAAAACGAACAGGCACAAATAGAAGAAAAAATAAGCAAGTTAGAAAACACTTTAAGGCAAGCGGTTATTATTGATGAAGAAGATATTCGTACAGACACGGTCAGTATTGGGTCGCTAGTGCATGTTAAAGAAGATGGAGACGACGAAGTTGTTGAGTATATGATTGTTGGTTCTGCTGAGGCAGATCCCTACGAAGCAAAAATATCCAATGAGTCACCAGTAGGACGTGCGTTAATAGGCAAAAAAGTAGGGGAAAAAGCAGAGGTTCAAATTCCGGACGGTGTTACGTTTTATGAAGTAATAAAGATTGAGAAAGCAGATCAATAAACATATAAATAAGGAAAATAAGGTTCATTAATTTGGCGAGGAAGGTGAATTCATGAGTCATGATACAGAAGGGCAAAGTCTTAATGAGTTGCGGAAAATAAGGCATGCGAAATTGAAAAAATTAAAAGAAGCCGGTAAAGATCCGTTTGAAAATGAAAAGGTAGACGTCAGTCACTATAGCCAGTTTATCAAGGATAATTATGATGAGTTGGAAAATGAAAAGGTAACAATGGCTGGAA is a window encoding:
- the greA gene encoding transcription elongation factor GreA, coding for MTNKEMVLTSKGKEKIENELEQLKTVRRKEIAARIKQAIEFGDISENSEYDEAKNEQAQIEEKISKLENTLRQAVIIDEEDIRTDTVSIGSLVHVKEDGDDEVVEYMIVGSAEADPYEAKISNESPVGRALIGKKVGEKAEVQIPDGVTFYEVIKIEKADQ